From one Lotus japonicus ecotype B-129 chromosome 3, LjGifu_v1.2 genomic stretch:
- the LOC130745587 gene encoding clavaminate synthase-like protein At3g21360 — MAIGGEQIIEIQIPQQKIFTGAPFPAAVSPSPATATAVPLSATQSIKTHKPYLESLLHQSGAVLLRNFPLHTASHFNDLVEAFGYEELPYVGGAAPRTNVVGRVFTANESPPDQKIPFHHEMAQVPEFPSKLFFFCEVEPRVGGETPIVLSHVVYERMNEKYPEFVERLEKHGLLYVRVLGEGDDPSSPIGRGWKSTFLTDDKAVAEERAAKLGMKLEWLEDGVKSIMGPIPAVKYDEMRKRKIWFNSMVAAYTGWEDERNDPVKAVTFGDGEPLPAEIIYDCLNILEEESVAIPWRKGDVLLLDNWAVLHSRRPFDPPRRVLASLVK; from the exons ATGGCCATAGGAGGAGAACAAATCATAGAAATCCAAATTCCACAGCAGAAAATTTTCACCGGAGCTCCATTCCCCGCCGCAGTATCACCTTCTCCGGCCACCGCAACTGCGGTTCCTCTCTCCGCAACACAGTCAATCAAAACCCACAAACCCTACCTCGAATCACTCCTCCACCAATCCGGCGCCGTCCTTCTCAGAAACTTCCCACTCCACACGGCCTCCCACTTCAACGACCTCGTCGAGGCCTTCGGGTATGAAGAGCTTCCCTACGTCGGCGGCGCCGCCCCGCGCACCAACGTCGTCGGCCGCGTCTTCACCGCCAACGAATCCCCACCCGACCAGAAAATCCCCTTCCACCATGAGATGGCTCAGGTCCCTGAATTCCCTTCGAAATTGTTCTTCTTCTGTGAGGTGGAGCCGCGTGTCGGCGGTGAAACTCCGATTGTGCTCAGCCATGTTGTCTATGAGAGGATGAATGAGAAGTATCCTGAATTTGTAGAGAGATTGGAGAAGCATGGTTTGCTGTATGTTAGGGTTTTGGGTGAAGGTGATGACCCTTCTTCTCCCATTGGTAGAGGCTGGAAATCAACGTTCTTGACTGATGACAAGGCCGTCGCTGAAGAAAG GGCTGCTAAACTGGGCATGAAGCTGGAGTGGTTGGAAGATGGGGTGAAATCAATTATGGGTCCAATCCCAGCTGTGAAGTATGATGAGATGAGAAAACGCAAGATATGGTTTAACAGCATGGTGGCTGCTTACACGGGCTGGGAGGATGAAAGAAATGATCCTGTTAAGGCTGTTACCTTTGGGGATGGTGAGCCATTACCAGCTGAGATAATCTATGACTGTCTCAACATACTGGAGGAGGAATCTGTTGCCATTCCTTGGCGAAAAGGGGACGTTTTGTTGCTTGATAATTGGGCCGTCCTTCATTCTCGAAGACCCTTTGATCCACCTCGCAGGGTGCTCGCTTCTCTTGTCAAGTAA